The nucleotide sequence CTCGGTGTGGCCTGCGCTTTATGCAacgtgtaggtatatatatcGCATCGATTTGGGGATTGTGATAGAATtgatttgtttaccttttaaagtAGATGAGGAAAAAATCGTATTGATGAAATCTGTAGGAGAACCGGAATGACTGACATAGCTCAGCGAATTAGCCAggtgaagtggcagtgggcaggccacgtctgacGCACAACTGATGGCCGTTGGGGcagatgtgttctggagtggagaccgcgtatcagcaagcgcagtgtgggacgacctccaacccgctggactgacaagcttaagaaggtagcgggaagtgggtggataaggaaggcagaggatcgtgtgtggtagcgcgctcttgggaaggcctatgtccagctgtggacgcaataGAACCTTTTTACGTGATCATTTGTTCAGTTCCCGTAAGTACCTGTGTTTCAGCGAGGCTGACTTGTGCCAGTCGGTTGAGCACTTGCTCGGCTCGCAGCGGACTGTGCTCTGAGATCCGCACTAGGATCATGTTTGTGTGCTGACTCTCCACGTCCACTGAGAACGTCTTCAGGAACAGGCCTTCAATAACTGGGGAAAATAAAGTCACTTAGAAATGTTGCTAAATCGTTTTATTacaataactagctgatacccgcagcttcggccgcgtggattggtcagatcccctgcagcatcaggattgaggagttggactccaaattttttatgaaacaatgtcgcaaagttcctctatcgattaaaaaagaaatgacgcaaatcggttcagaaatctcggagatttcagtgtacataggtagaaaaacacaactcccttttagaaagtcggttaaaaaagtagcctatgttactccctggtcaattctctacttgtctgagaaaatcccgtcaaaattggttcagccattcccaagattagccttttcaaacagacagacagacaaaaattttataaacgtgtgattcagtcatagtatcgttcaaataaccatatgaccttaatatgcccaattttatttattagtatagatacgtagaccatattatatctacatatattatattatagtccaAAGCCAAAACTTTGGCTTCCGCCTTACGAGTTTTCCGCCGAGGCCGAATATCAAGAAGTGCCTGAATTCCTCGTCCAAAGAAGAAATTCCATTTTATTGCGACTTTAACATACCTATGATGTAGATTTTCGGGATCGAATTGTACCTATGTGGAAGGATTTCGGAATCCAACGAAATTCCACAGATActtacgaagcgatttgcttcctcatttctaattcgaaTCGCTAGGATATGTAACAGCATCAGTTTTACCCtccaattataatatgggtaccttcaagtcaagagtgaataggcaacttctaggcaagcgcattccatcttaggctgcatcatcacttgctagcaggtctgattgcagccaagcgctagtctatatagtttaaaaaaaaaaaagctctgattgcagccaagcgctagtttataAATAGGAAAAAGTCACTAACCTTAGCAaccacactatcacactaatattttaaaggcgaaacttatctgtatgtatgtgtgtgtatgtttgttactctttcacgcaaaaacaactgaaCTCTGAAGGTTACACCTTGAATTAacatataggttactttttatcccggaaaatcaaagagttctcgcgggattttgtGAGATATACGACGCAGAGACTGAAATTAGTGAAAGCAGAATGGTTGTAGATTGTAGCGACTCACCTTTGCCCAGGGTCCGCGCGCGCTTGTGGTCCAGCGCGAGTGCGGGCGCCACCTCGTCCAACGCGACGATCGCGGCGGCCGCTAATACTCCAGATTGTCTCATCCCGCCGCCGAGCATCTTGCGCATACGACGCGCCCTAGTCAACACACGTTAAAATTAagggtttttttattcagatacaattattatgggccttgactgcaatctcacctggtggtaagtgatgatggaagcagactaacctggaaggggtatggcagttttgatTAAACCTATGCCTTTGGTTTACGGCATCGcctcggaacgctaaattgcttggcaggATGGCTTTGCCAGTGTCTCTTTAGTCGAAGGCGAAAGGCGAAAGTTCACACAAAACTACtaggcggatttggctgaatttggaatggacataggtaatatcctgtattagcacataggctacgttttatcccagaaaatcagtgTCCCcatggaatttcgaaaaacctaaatccacgtggacgaagtcgcgggcatcagctagtaaacaaattatcagcgcgagcgatttttttttctgtattttatttattcttataaaaaaaactcaCTGCTGTATGAAGTGATAGGACCCTGCCAGGGCCGAGCCTGCGGGCGCGGACAGGCCTTTGCTGAAACACAGGGCAACGCTGTCGCAGCCGCGGACGATTCTCTCCGGAGGCACAGAGAGGTAGGCGCTGGCGTTTAGCAGCCGCGCGCCATCCATGTGCAATGGCAGCGAGTGTTTCTTGCACAGGTCTGAGAGATCATCGATCCATTGTAGTGGAAGCACCTACAATAAAATACCTTTTGCTTTCATAATTTACGAGACTGCGCatatagtgcgcgcaaaaccAGTGCCTAGTCCAATCTGAATATAAAGAGTATGATGTATTCTGAGGTATGGCTGAGAATTGGATAAAAATAGATCTTAGCAGGGCTAGTATTTAATTCTTAGTCTATGATTTGCCCCAatcgccatgttgcaactttagattgaactatagtacgcgacaggtcgagatggcaatcggggtggggacaccccgcatacccgcacaactcccgcgctaacccggcGGGGAATAGCGCGGGTGAGttaatttatctattttattttatttaaccactttacggttttcggattttttcctttacttgtgctataagacctacttacctgtcaaatttcttgattctagaatctaggtcaacgggaaatactcTATAGGTAGGTGACAGAGacgaaagacggacagacagacagatagacaacaaagtgatacaaTAAGGTttctgttttttcttttgaggtacagaaccctaaaaataaaataaaaatacaaattttacCTTGCCACCACAATAGTTTTGTGTGTTCTCTATCGCAACCATCGATGTGATTGGTTCGTGTATGTCGGAGCCACGGATACGTTCCTCAAGCTCTTGCAAGTCGAACGTGCCGTCTGGCTTGTTCTGCAATGTGCTTAATAGGACGCCTGCTACGTGCGCCGCCCCACCTGCAAAGGACAGACTAAAGCACAGACCACACCATGAGCTAATTAAGCTAACTTTGTTTAGCttattaattgttttaaagccattttggacttgcctttataCAAgtttaagtcaaagtcaaagtcaaaatcatttattcaaagtaggtacaattgtactctttgtGATGGTTTttgatgattttaaaaaatctatgtaaggctgctcctgaaaaaagcatatctCATCAAAAACTAACCGATGCGAATttggttgccaagactcacaagttcacaATGCTTTCACTGCTAAAAAGTTATGACATCTCtggtagagccaagcccctagctgagcttcgatttgtgctgcccatgggacctatcccaagtccaaagtatagcTCTTGTGCTCTTGaatgtatcacatttataacaatacaatacaaataactctacttacaagctctgattctacaaactctACATGTTGGTAAGAAAAGTATGGCTTGGTTGTTTAATGTGtgtgaaaatattacattaaaagGCCAAGCCATGCCTTTTTTACAGCTTCTAGATATAAGAACTCAATACTTACCCTGTTCATATTTGTAAATATGTGAAAAGTTTCCAACAATTGCCTCAGATCCTCTTTTGTTGCAGTGCACCATTGCTGAAATAATACACAACAGCACTTAAGACAATATAGAGCCAGCAAACTAACCAGAAATTGAACCAATCAATTTCTGGTTAGTTTGATTATGGAAACTTctctatttttaattaatatgcaTGGTTGTAATCAAATCCCCAGGCCAATGATGATGCACTTTAAGCTGGAGTGTGCATAAACAACATTTAGTATAGAAACAAGCCAATATAGCAATGAAGTCTGCTAATTTTGGATATATTTGTGGCTGAAGTTATTTTCCATCCAATTGGATTGCCAGTTTAATAGGAAATACTAAACATTTTAAAGTTAATATTAAGTTTTAAAGTTAATTAGCCTAATCAACTGAAGTTGtaaaaatgttatcaaaaatgttgaatttttGATAGAGTAATAAAGTATTTAGCTTAAAAAATgattaattaagtacataaaaattaatttgtgcACCTAACACCTATCTATTTAAGGAAATAGCGAGAATGTGCTTCACAATTTCAGTAGTAATGCAGTTAAAGCacaaatattacataatattaagtacttgcCTATTCCATGATAAACTTACTTGCAATTAGATTTGCCATAGTACCACTAGGTACAAATAAAGCCGCCTGCTTCCCCAAAAGATTGGCCACTTTGCTTTCCAGGGCATTTACAGTGGGATCTTCACCGAAGACATCGTCACCGAGCGCCGAGTTTACCATAGCATGTTTCATCGACTCTGTAGGCTTAGTTACCGTGTCTGAACGCAAATCTACGATGTAAGCCATGTCTCCTACTCACAGTTTCACAATAACTACTAAATAAAACTTGCTTAATACACTGTGAAAGGAAACTTGTCCTTAGTATAATCATAAACACTAAGTGTTAATCCTTAGTATAATCATAAACATAGTCCTTAGTATAATCATAAGCACTAACACTAAGTTAAGTGGTTAATCTCGGTATTATCATTTTTAGTATACTTAAAGCACTGATTACTGCCTTGAACTTTAACCTTATAAGATAAAGATTCTTAATTTACAGTAGGTAGAAGCTAGTCTTATTACATCataataaattgataaaaaatataaagtaaaaaacattgctttttatataattattttaatgaacttCTATCTTAGGTTGTAAACAGATATATCAATCTGATTTTGAGCTTTATCCATTTTAGTTTTGGGTTGAAATTACAGTATTTTTGTGTCATATGATTATGACATTAAATAACCATTGACATTTTCATGGCAGTTGACGTTTGACACAGATTAAAATGGAAATGGTTTTTATGGCTGCGTTCctgaattttttatttgactttTCTGATTAAAATTGCTCATCTACTTGAACTTGTTTTGAAtctaatgtaatgtaatgtaacgTATATTctgttgtaatttttatttgtatatgggTTTTTTATGGCTgacaataaaaactattattattattattattgaatcaaAGTGCGGAAGAATCGTAGTTAACTAGTTGTAGAATTTTCacgaattttttatttagtcaTAATGACTGAAAGTGCTTTTATAATCTGTCACTTGTTTTACAGTGTAATCTTGAACGCATTTTAAAAATTAGGTCTGTTTTCGTTTACACAACAATCGACTGCAACACGAATGTGCTATCATGTGATTGGTCTGTTAGTTTCAATAAAAGTTAAACGCGATTAACAACCAATAGCAGGCAAGGATAACGGTCACTGTCACAAGCGtcaaattgaaattgaaattgtgCGACGTTTGCGTTTGACAGAAATTGTCGAGAATTGAGGTGTGATTTGTGAGGATTTGTTTGTTCGAGTAGCGCATTTTAAGATAAATAGCGCTTATTACAACTTAGAAACTTGTGTGAAGTGCGTTAAAAGGATTTGCCAATTCAttaaaataagtgtaataacGCCGCCGCCCTGTTGAACTTTGTACGTATTTCGGTCAAAACGTGAATTCGGGCGTCGACCGGTCCCATCCCTCCTTCACTCGCAGGCCGCAGCACAGCCGTTGCTGTCAGTCCGACTCCGTCGTGTTCGTGTCAGTCGCGTTGAATCCTCATTTTGTGAGTGTCGTGCAGCCGTTGTGCACGATTATAACCGGTGTTCTATCGACGTGTGGTGTGTGTCGGTCTAGCGACCGTTTAATGTGGTACACAGTGCCGGTGTTAGGTCATCGCAAGGGTCGCGCGTGATCGGGCGCGATGGTGGACATGGATAGGAACGACCCGGAGCTCCGGTACCTGTCGGTCGATCGGAACAGTTTCAACGACCCGGCGACCCAGGCGGAATGGACTCGCAAACGGCTAGTATGGGTTCCACACCCTACCCAAGGTTTCGTCGCAGCTGGCATCAAGGGGGAACATGGAGACGAGGTGGAGGTCGAGATCGCGGAGTCGGGCAAGCGGATGCTGGTGCCCATAGATGATATCCAGAAGATGAACCCTCCCAAATACGACAAGGTAGAGGACATGGCAGCGTTAACTTGCCTCAACGAAGCCTCGGTTCTGCACAACATTAAGGACAGATACTACTCTGGACTAATCTATGTAAGTAAAAACCCTTTTACTTATATTCATTGATATTTCAGAACAAAACTtaagataggtaagtacttaatacaggcattaaaatattataatcaaatcaaaaatatttcagtatattttaatgttagtcaACATAATATGGCTCATATGATGTGTCAAGAGTCAAGAGTCTATCACATGCTCGCAAAGCAGGTTCTACTCAAAAGAGTTAACTTcacttcaattttttatttccatAAATGTGAGCTTGCAAGAAACTCACTTACTCTTTTTAAAAAGGCAAAAAGACTTTAGCTAAATCATTGAATTAAAAGATCACACTAACTCTTTACTAATTAATCTATGTACTTCCTAGATCTTTGTTGaatcatgtaggtacctatattgtgTTCATCCTTTCAAGAGGTTCATCACTTACGTCAACTTAAGCCATTAAATTTGTAGGTTAAGTTAGTGTCTAAGTTTCTAAACACAAAACTTATCTAATGTAAACACTAGTTAGTACATACTATTGGTCTTATCAAACcttaatctttaaataattactaaacagtttagtgaaaaaataaattaattatggtTTATCTTTAACTATAGAACTAAAACTTAATTACCATTTAACGATCAAACCTTCATAAGTACCTAATGAAGGTTTAATAGGTCTCCACAGATGGCAACATCTTGCTAAGGCTATGGACTTGTGGAGGTTATGATGAATCATGCAGTGTGTGAGTGAGGTCATACGTAGTTAAGTAAACTTTTTTGGTATTACTATCTATTGTACATGACACATTTTAAGAGCCTAGTACTCATTGTATTGAAGCAGTAATTGGCAAGTGGTTAAGACATAGGCCTCCTATTAGGGGGGTCCCGGTTTTTGGGCATGTGCctgttaaatatcacttgctttaaaattgatgggaaacatcgtgaggaactgCATGCTCGAGTGTTCTCCATAAAGGTgcatgaagtctgccaatttgcacttggaCTATGTGATGGACTATggtctaaatccttctcatttttaGAGGAGAcctattctcagtagtgggatggtgatgagttgatgagttgatgagatgatgatgataagtactCATTGGTCTAAGGCTTGGCCAATGCAATCCCCAAAGGTTTAGCCACATGATGCACATTTTCTTCTACATTGGCCAACATGTCTACTTTTATGAGTTTTAATACAACATCAAAAGATCAGCAGGGTGAATTGCTCAGTGTCTAGCACTGAATTATATCTAcagagctcatttgacattggttggttttgCATTGCTACTTCATTGGgtgatatcaaaataatttttcatagaaaaccttcaatggatttaaAATATGTTAACTGAGCTTGGTGGCTGTCATTCATTTGgtgtgttagacactgagttagcaaatcagtAGGCTGGGCTCATTTTGCCAGCAATGTTAACATGCTACAGCACTAGAAGCTATTAGGCCAATATGgagtaatccaaaaaaaaaaaatatggagtAATCCAACGTCATTGGCGAGTAGAGGTTACACGCCACTACAGTAGCAATGAGTGTCAGTGTCACAAGAATCCACTTAAACAAAGCTCTTTCTCTTGTACTAAAACACTAAGCAGGCAATGTTATCAGTTGAGTCATACATACCTATGGGCTATTGTCAGTTTAGATAATATTGTTTGTGGTTTCCATACTTAGCTATCTAGGCCTATCTTTCATGCTTAAAACAATAAtgctttaaatattattttactagatgatggcccgcgactttgtccacgtggatttaggttattttaaaatcccgtgggaactcattgattttccgggataaaagttgtctatatcagtttccgggatgcaagctacctctgtaccaaagttCAAGAATAAAGCCCTTAAGAATCCTTGATTTTCCTAagtaaagtagcctatgtgcttccctgtgatataagctaattctgtaccaagtttcatcaaaatcggttaaactgttgggccgtgaaaaggtagcagacagacagacagacagacagacacactttcgaatttataatattagtctcagaatcggttaaactgttgggcagtgaaaaggtagcagacagacagacagacacactttcgcatttataatattcgtataGATAAAATTACTCCTTCTGTCGCTGATCGCTAGTGCATGATTGGGCACCTTTGTTATTCGAATTAACGGATTTCACACATGGCGCCGAAAACATGTG is from Maniola jurtina chromosome 14, ilManJurt1.1, whole genome shotgun sequence and encodes:
- the LOC123871964 gene encoding probable low-specificity L-threonine aldolase 2 — its product is MAYIVDLRSDTVTKPTESMKHAMVNSALGDDVFGEDPTVNALESKVANLLGKQAALFVPSGTMANLIATMVHCNKRGSEAIVGNFSHIYKYEQGGAAHVAGVLLSTLQNKPDGTFDLQELEERIRGSDIHEPITSMVAIENTQNYCGGKVLPLQWIDDLSDLCKKHSLPLHMDGARLLNASAYLSVPPERIVRGCDSVALCFSKGLSAPAGSALAGSYHFIQQARRMRKMLGGGMRQSGVLAAAAIVALDEVAPALALDHKRARTLGKVIEGLFLKTFSVDVESQHTNMILVRISEHSPLRAEQVLNRLAQVSLAETQGDCKTPNDEGVIVKAICFNDKTIRLTLHREILDTDLWFAIMKITFVFKELEAAYPLVQT